The sequence GCTGGCCCGGTTGTTGATGTTGATCCCGAAGACAACGCCTACATCATTTTCACCTCCGGCTCGACCGGGCGGCCGAAAGGGATCGAGATGCCGCACCGGGCCTTGGCGAACCTGGTCGAGTGGCAACTGCTGCGCAAGACCTTCAAGCCGGGCGCGCGGGTGCTGCAATATTCGAGCATCAGCTTCGATGTCTCCTTCCAGGAGATCGCCACCACCTTCGCATCGGGGGGGACGCTCCATCTCGTTTCCAACGACGACCGCAAGGATCCGCGCAAGCTGCTGAAGCAGCTCATCGACCAAAAGATCGGTCGCCTGTTCCTGCCCTATGTCGCGATGCGCAGCATCATCGAGGCGGCGCACATGAACGGCACCTACCCGCTGGAACTGAAAGAGACCATCACCGCCGGCGAACAACTTCGCGTCGATGGCGTCGTGCGCGACTATTTTTCGCGGATCGAAGGCGCCTCGCTCGACAACCAGTATGGCCCGTCGGAGACGCACGTCATCACCGCCCATCTACTGGAGGGCGATCCTGCCGCGTGGCCGGACCTGCCGAGCATTGGCAAGGCCATCGACCATTGTGAAACATTCATTTTCGACGAGGCCATGGAGCCTGTTCCGGCTGGGGAGGAGGGCGAGCTCTACCTCGGTGGCCGCAACCTGGCGCATGGCTACATCGGCCGCGAGGATTTGACGAAGCAGGCCTTTGTCGAGGTTGACGGGCATTCCGTGCTCTACCGGACCGGCGACCTTGCGGCGTTCAATCCCGATGGCTCCATCGAGTTCCGCGGGCGGCGCGACCACCAGATCAAGGTGCTCGGCCACCGCGTTGAACCGGGCGAGATCAACAATGCCGCCTCGCAGTTCCCGGGCATTGGCCAGTGCCTCACCCACGCCTTCAAGAGCGACGACGGCGTGACGCGCCTTGCGGCCTACTACACGGTCAAGCCGGGCGAGGCGGTGGCCTACGTTGCCCTGCGCGAACACCTCGATGCCCGCCTGCCCGACTACATGGTGCCGGCCTTCCTGATCGAACTGGATGAAATTCCCTACACCCCGAGCGGCAAGGTGGATCTGAAGTCGTTGCCGAAACCGTCGATCGCCAACAGCCGCTATGCCGGCGAGGCGGGCGGCTATGAATCGCCAACCGAAGAGCGGCTGGCGGAGATCTGGGGCGAACTGCTGGGGCTCGACGGCATCCCGCGCTCGGCCGATTTTTTCGAACTCGGCGGCGACTCGCTGCGCGCGGTGACGCTGTTCCTGAAGATCGAAAAACAGTTCGGATGCGACCTGCCGTTGGCAACCCTGCTGCGGGCTTCGACCATCGAGGCGCTGGCGCGGCACATCGACGAAGGCGCGGACGACGGCTTTGCGGATTGCCGTTCGCTGAAGCTGCTGCAGCGCGGCCAGCCGGGCGTTGCGCCGCTCTTCCTGGCGCATGGCGGCGCGGGCAACATCCTGTGCTTTTCAACGTTTGCAAAAAACCTGGGTTCCGGCCAGCCGGTCTATGCCTTCCAGTGGTCGGGCTGGGATGGCGGGCGTGGCGAGACGACCATCGAGGCGATGGCGCAGGCCTATCGCGACGAGCTGCTGAAGCATTTCCCGGATACGCCGGTGCGCATCGGCGGCTACTGCATTGGCGGCTACATTGCAATCGAGCTGGCCCGGCTGCTTCGCGAGGCCGGGGTGGAGGTGCTCGGCCCGTTGGTGGTGTTCGATTCGCCGAACCTGCGTTCGAAGGCGTACCGCCGCAAGGAGCCGGCCGGGGAGGCGGAATACCGGCGCGTCCAATCGGCGCTGGCCGAAAAGAAGCTTTGCACCGACGCCATCAATCTGCACCAGCCGCCGGCCCCGTTGCCGTGGCTTAAGCGTACGCCGCCCTATGCGCTGATGCGCATCCTGCGGACGCGCAAGCGGCTCGAGGGCTACGACCGCATGGCCGCCGAGGGCAAGGTGGTTCCGGTGGACGCGCGCAACTGGTATTGCGCGCAGACCCAGAAGGCGGCGGTTCGGCGCCACCGCTGCCGGGGGACGGATATGCCGGTGCTCTACCTGCGCTCCGAATGCCAGGGGGAGGAAATGATGCTGCCGGGCTGGTGGAGCACGATGTTCATGGGGTTCGACGAAGTGTGCAACGGCGGTTTCGCCGCGCACGTCATTGGCGGTGGCCACGGCGAAATCCTGGAGCACCCCAAGGTGGCCGAGTTGGTCGGCGAGGCGTTCGGGTGAAGGTCGTTTTCCGCTTGGCGTTGGCAGTCTACCTGCTGGCCATTGCCTTTTTTGCGTTCCGTCCGTTCCAGCCCATCCATGGCCGAACCTATCCGGATGCCGCTCCCGCAACCAACGGTGTTGTCTGTGCCGGGGCTGCGCTTGAGGATATGGAGG is a genomic window of Pontiella desulfatans containing:
- a CDS encoding amino acid adenylation domain-containing protein, producing the protein MTNDTVNQWLAHGAAANAGNPALVFGEASLTYAELDALSNRIKNHLARAGAGRGGKVGLCLDRSIEMVAVLLGILKAGAAYVPLDPAYPAERLGMMAEDARLQCTVAHAAHVDRLGKIDSKILVWEEMADAVASEPDAGPVVDVDPEDNAYIIFTSGSTGRPKGIEMPHRALANLVEWQLLRKTFKPGARVLQYSSISFDVSFQEIATTFASGGTLHLVSNDDRKDPRKLLKQLIDQKIGRLFLPYVAMRSIIEAAHMNGTYPLELKETITAGEQLRVDGVVRDYFSRIEGASLDNQYGPSETHVITAHLLEGDPAAWPDLPSIGKAIDHCETFIFDEAMEPVPAGEEGELYLGGRNLAHGYIGREDLTKQAFVEVDGHSVLYRTGDLAAFNPDGSIEFRGRRDHQIKVLGHRVEPGEINNAASQFPGIGQCLTHAFKSDDGVTRLAAYYTVKPGEAVAYVALREHLDARLPDYMVPAFLIELDEIPYTPSGKVDLKSLPKPSIANSRYAGEAGGYESPTEERLAEIWGELLGLDGIPRSADFFELGGDSLRAVTLFLKIEKQFGCDLPLATLLRASTIEALARHIDEGADDGFADCRSLKLLQRGQPGVAPLFLAHGGAGNILCFSTFAKNLGSGQPVYAFQWSGWDGGRGETTIEAMAQAYRDELLKHFPDTPVRIGGYCIGGYIAIELARLLREAGVEVLGPLVVFDSPNLRSKAYRRKEPAGEAEYRRVQSALAEKKLCTDAINLHQPPAPLPWLKRTPPYALMRILRTRKRLEGYDRMAAEGKVVPVDARNWYCAQTQKAAVRRHRCRGTDMPVLYLRSECQGEEMMLPGWWSTMFMGFDEVCNGGFAAHVIGGGHGEILEHPKVAELVGEAFG